The DNA region TTATTAATTTCTTCACTGTTTAGAATTTCATTTAAGTTTTCAATAAAATTCATGTAAGCTGCATTGTCTGGGTTTTGATTTGCCATAGTTGTAGGTATTAAAGTTGATGGATTTGGGATCCTGATTACATATAATCTAATTCTACTAATTCGTTTAAACTTAATATTTCATTTAAGTCTTGAAGGAATGATAAATATTCTTCTCCGTAGGTATCGTAAAGCATAATCTTGTATAGGTTAAGTTAATATTTTGATTTGGTGTCTCAATTATTATGATGTAAACTTATTCATTAAGACCACCTTCAACAACAAAATGTGGTGTAACGAATGAAAAATGTTGTAAAACCTGTTAATCGTGCAAAAATGCTCTTTTATTGAGCCAAACAGGTGTGTTATTCATCGTAAAAATGTCACATTTAATCTATTAACCTCTGTTTATCAAATGTTTATTGTTTTTCAACCCCAATGTTCATAGGTGATGTAGGGCATTTTTCGCCTCAAATTTACAATCTATACTACATTGTGCTAGTGATTTTAGTCGTTTATTTTTCAAAATCTATCAACTAGAGATTTTTTTACTTTAGAACCTAGTTTTCTATAATCTACCAACTCTTTTAAGCAGAACAGACCTATATCGCCCACGCTGAGAATACACCGCAATAAGCAAGCAATCCAAAACGTTACTACCTTATACACTAATGTTTATAGAATAACTTTATATACTATATATATGGTGTGTTGAAAATTACATTTACCAGTTACAATGAAAAACAAAGCAAAAATTGCCGGCTTACTATTTATATATACCAACCTTTGTATAGCATCGCCTGAAACCTTTTGGATGGAAACCGGTTCTACTCCACTTACGCCATCCCTAACAGTAAACCAAACAAGCCTAACCCTAAATAGCCATAGTTTTAACGCCCAACAAAAAAGTAATTTTGCGGTTGGCGGTCAAACCGAACATATTGAAAGGGGTCTCACGGTAATTCATTTTAACTCATCGGACACTTTTGAGTTTAAAACCTATGACACCTACTCTAGCCCGGAAGAACTGGATAAACTTATGTCCGTATTAAAACAGTTACAATCCCACAAAGCTACTTTCGCCATTCTCGCCCATGATTCTGCTGTAAACGGTAAGCTAAAATCCTCAGCTGAATTGACGCAAATGGGTTTTCAAAAACTAGGAGCCTTAAAAGGTCGCCAAGCATACACCATGCATAACTTTAATGGTATAATTACGGAAGAGGTTAACGATAGTTCCGTTATAATTTCTGAAAATGTCCCCAACATATCAAAAGACACCAAAATCTACTTCCCTAAAATCACCTATGACTTTGAACCCAATAATAATCGGTATATAGCCCATGCAGGTGGTGAGATAGATGGAGTTAAATCTACCAATACTAAAAACGCACTTGACGAAAACTATAAAAAGGGGTTTCGTCTTTTTGAACTTGATATTATTGAAACTTCCGACGGAAAAATGGTAGCTGCACATGACTGGGCCATGTGGGCACGATTTACGGATTATCCTGGTGACTTACCTCCTTCTCATTCAGAATTCATGAAACATAAGGTTTATGGAACGTACACAACCCTAGACCTAGAAGGAATAAATACCTGGTTTAAAACTCACCCTGATGCTATTTTGGTTACAGATAAAGTAAACGACCCTATAGGTTTTGCTAATCAATTTATAGATAAAGACAGATTACTGATGGAGCTTTTTAGCCCTATGGCCATAGAAGAAGCCTCACAACAAGGTATTAATGCAATGATGTCACAAGAGCCATTACTGAAGATAAAAGGCGATAAATTGAAGTGGCTAACCATTAACAACGTGAAACATGTAGCCCTCTCCCGTAGAATAATTGCTTCACAAAAGAAGTTGTTGCTTCAACTGAGAGCTAATGATATTAAGGTATATGTGTACAATGTAAATTTTGACCCCGGAAAAGATGAAACCTATGTTCAGGAGAATGAAATAGGGCTCGTTTACGGTATGTATGCCGATAAATGGGTGTTTGATACAGCTGTAAAAAAGGAAAGCAAATAAACCGTTTAATATTAGAATTTTACCTCATAAGTGATTCCTGCTGAAACTCCGTAAAAGAAAGTACCTGAAGCAAATGCCAATTCCTGTCTGGTAGCACCCACGTTAGCTCTATAAATATTTGGATTGTTCTTACCTGTAAATTGATACTCCAGACTTAAACGTTGTGATTCTACGTATAAAAGAGTTTCCGCCAAAAGCTCATCGCCCGAAGTCAATTGTCTCAATTCTGGCGAATACCCCATGCCTACATTTAATCCAAGATAATTCTCGGCATCTTTTAAATATTTACGAACCAACAAGTTACCTGAAAAACGGGTAAGGTTATCCGGCATTGGCGTAATATACGAACGAAGAGAAAAATAATAGTTCCCCCTATAATGCCCTAACGAGTTTGTAATGACGGATACATTGGTGTTATCATAACTGATATATCTACCCCCTGCAGAGAATTCAATAGCACCTGGAAGGTTGGCATACAAATCTCCACCAAACTTGTGTTTAGGGTAAATTGAAGCGTTTGAGAAACCATAGTTTAGATAAGCGTAAAACCGTTTTGAGAATTTTGGATAAAAATCCAGATCATACTGCACCCCATTCGTCTGTAAACGATTACTATAATTTATTCTAGGAATAAGAGTTCCTGCCAAGGTCTGTCTATTATATGAAATACTGGAATAAAACATTGGGTCATACCTGGTATCATATATAGTCGCGGAGTTCCTTACTGCTACCCTATTTTTAAAAACGTCTTCTGCAACCGGAGTTTTCGCCGCCAGAGTATCAATAGCTTCCGGTTTTTTCTCTTTAGCAACGGCAACTTCAACTTGTTCTTTTGGAACCACCGAGTCATTACTATTGAACCAACCAATCTCTGAATATTCATTGTTTTTAAAATCCTCTTCGGCAATACTTTTAAGTCTTTCTACCTCAACATCACTTTTAAGATACACTAAAGCCTTATTTGCCAAGCCCATTGCTGTAGCATTATTTCTAGCATAAAGTTCATTTTTTATAGCGGCTATCCATACTTTTCTATCGTTCCTTTCTGAAGATATTATAGTATTAAATTCATCTCTAGCCTTATCATATTCTCCGTTCCAACTATACGTACTGGCCAACAAAGCACGTGCACCAGTATCTTTGGAGTCCGGTTTCACCAATTGGGCCAACATCGCATTTGCAGACCTATAATCACCTTCATAAGCTAAGTCACGAGCTTCATCAAAACTAACATCGTTAAGAACAACATCCTGACCTCTAGCCCATAGGCTTAGGAAAATGCATAACAGAAATAGATATGTAGTTTGGCTACTCATTCTATTTCAAACGTATTTATGGCGGTCTCCGTATTGGAATTTCTAATTTTTTCTATGGATGCAGCAATTCTCTTCTTTTGTGCCTGCCTCTTGGCCCTATCTATTTTGTCCTTAATTTCATGGGCACTTGAACTATTCTCCTGAACCAACTTTACTAACTCCAAGCCTTCTTTAGAACGTTCCGACCAAAAATAAACATCAAATAAAGCGGAATATGAATCTATATAATTAGGATTCATTTTAATGCACGCCTTTAATATTTTAATGGACTCATCATAGTTGCCCATCCACACATTGACTCTACCCATTAAAACCTTGGTATCTATATGACTTGGAGCTTCCGAAAGAATATAACGACTAAGTAAAAGTGATTTTTCATATTCGCGCTCAAAGGCCAGTTCCCGTGCGATCATATAAACCTTATCAAAATTCTGACCGTTGTAAACACTGTTTATCCATACAATTTCCGAGTCTGTGAATTTTTCTTTTTTCACCGAAAATATGGCCAAACTATCCGGAATTATTTTGTCATTATTTGTCACGTAAGCATTCATAGATTTAAAAGCTTGCAACTTTTTCTCACTATTGGAGCTGCTAAAAGAGGATCCTAAATCCATATTCTCGTCCAAAGAGTAAATAGATCCATCAGAATAAAGTTTCTCTGCGTCCACAAATTCTTTTAGCTCATTTTTATTGCGCATTAGCGGAATGTTCTTGACAGAGCGAAAATCTTCGGACATATCCAACGAACTGCCCATCCAAGCTACTTTTTTAGGCATTTTCAACTCATACTTAGCTTCCATGAGTGCCAATAAAGTTGGCGTAACATCAAAATGAGAATTGACCGCACTCATTTTTTTAGTTTTCTTTAAAAGCGGACTATACATAATAAGCGGCACATGAAAACGGCTAAGGTTATTACGCTGTGGTATGGGAATCAACCTGTGGTCTCCGGTGATGATAAATATGGTGTTGTCATAGTTGGGCTGTTTTCGGTATTCTTCAAGTGCATATTTTAAGGCATCATCAGTATATAACAACGTAGCAAACACATTATCATTTTTCTCAATAACCTTCTCCACCTTTCCATTATAATCCCCCGTGGACACTAATTTGGCTACCTCAGCCTCATAATAATCCTGTTTAGGCGGAATAAACGGTTCATGCGTGCTTATGGTCATATAAACCTCCATACGTGGCTGTTCTGCTGTACGAGGCAAATTCATGCTCTTTTTAAAAAGTTCCTTGTCCGGATAGCCCCACGAAGCCCCTGCAGCATCTTCGGCCTGCATCTGGTATTTGTTACCAAAGCCCGATTTATCCAAAACAAAATCTACATTTTCACTAGTTAGAAATCGATCTACATTATCAAAAGAGCTATTGGTACCTTGATAAAAAGAGGTGTGATAACCGTTATTCTTTAAAATACTGAACAAAGTGAGTTTGTTAGGATATTTTTCCAACTCCATAAATCCACTTTTACCAAAAGGCAATGATCCTAACAAAGATGGAAGCACACCAAAAGTACGCCCGGTATTACTTAAACAGTTTTCCCAATACAATGATTTAGTCGTAAGCGAATCTAAAAAAGGGGTAAAACCACCATACTCCGCTCCTTCTCCAACAAAATCTCTCCCAAGGCCTTCCACCATTATAAATACGATATTGGGTTTCTGGTCTTTTAGTTCAAAATATTCCCCTAAAACATTCTGAATAGGTTGTGTTTTAATTAAAGGAAACTCAACATCTGAATCATACGAAGTATCCTCCGTAGAGGTATCATAAAGGTTTATTGCCAAGTATTGCGTTTTATTGTGATTAATGGGTTTTCCCTCAATAAAAAGCGTGGCAATGAACATGCTAAACAAGATGATGGTAAACGGGTACATTCTACTAATGTGATGGTAATGTTTTGAGGAAACTTTATAAAACCCAAAGAACATAGCCACAATAATCACAAACCCCATAGGCAACACCCAGGAGATACCGCCAGAATTGGCAATTGTCATTTTAATATCATTAAAACTGTAGCCCAATAAATCCGAACCTAAAGGCACCAAAGCCGTACAGAAATAACTAATAAGCATAGCCTCAACAATCAATAGGATCAGAAGCAACACAAACACCAAGTTGAAGCCATAACGTGGTCTCAGGTTTTCCCAAAAATTGAAGGGAAACGCTAAAATCACCCCTATCAAAGAGGTAAACCCTATTTGGTGGACTACGGCAATAAAGAAGCTGGTTCCAAAAATAATATCTACAACGCCTTTAAAATACAAGGTGGTGTATTGGTATATAGTAAGCACCAAAAGACTACCAAAGAAAGATATCATCAATCTCGTGTAGTGCTTTAAAGAGTACCTATCTATTGTACTTGTATTCATCTATTAAATTATGTGGCTTTAGCAAAGCCTTTTCTTACCTGAGATCCCCAACCCGATTTTATTTTAAATAATTTCTTATAATTTCCCCTTACCGCAGACCATACTACGATAGGGTGAAAAAATATGGGCTCTATAATAGCGCAAAGCATAAGCGTTAAAATGTCCTTTGTTTTTTTGTACTCATTGTAACTATATACATCCCATAGAATGGCATAAAACGAAAACATGATGGAGAATAAATACACCATTGCGGTAATGGCAATAAAAAAGTCCCAATTTAAAATTCCCAAATATGTAAAAAGAATAATGGTAAAGAAGCCGAAAAACTCCAATAACGGAGCCAACCATTCGTAAAAAAACCAATAAGGATAACTTAATAAGCCCAGACGTCCATACTTGGAATTAAAGAACATGTCCTTGTGCTTGAACAAAGTTTCCAGGTTGCCCCTAGCCCATCTATCTCTTTGGTTCACCAGAATTTTTAAATCCTCGGGAACTTCCGTCCAACACAGTGGATCAGGAATGTATTCAATGGTATATGGTTCTTTACGGTCATGCATATACCTTCTCATCTTAAAGACAATTTCCATGTCCTCGCCTACGGTGCCTGTATCATACCCACCAACGGCCAATGCAATTTCCCGATCAAAAAAACCAAAAGCTCCCGAAATAATCAAAAGGCTGTCTATACTTCCCCAGGCCATTCTTCCTAAAATAAAAGATCGGGTATATTCTAAAAGTTGAAACCTTGCCAACCAGTTTTTAGGTAAACGAATTTCTTCTAATTGTCCCCCTTCTATCACGCAGGAGTTAGCTACACGAATCACTCCGCCTACCGCTATTACCCGCTTTTCGGAACGTTGGTAAAATGATTTTACAACATGCAACAATGCATCTGGCAAGAGAAGGCAATCAACATCTATACACCCCACATAACGGTTTGTAGATAGTGCCATTCCTGTATTTAAGGCATCGGATTTTCCTCCATTTTCTTTATCTATGACCGTGAGCTTGGAAAATGCCCTATGGGGAGATTTGTAAATACCACGAATAGGTTTGTTTTTCCAATTAGGGTCTATCTGTTGTTCAATTTTAACCAGATCATACGCATCTATCATCTTTTGAAGCGTATCATCCTTACTACCGTCGTTAACCACCATTACTTCATAATTTACGTAACGGAGTGACATGAGTGAGCGAATGTTCTCTACAATGGTCAAACCCTCATTGTAAGCGGGTGCTATAATGGTAATACTGGGAGATAAAGGTGAAGCCATTACTTTTGAAAGGCTACCAAAACTATTTTTCTTTCGGTAATGTATAGAATTACGGGTAGACAGATACCCCATAATGGTAAACAAAGTGAATAGAATAACCGTAAACATCAAAAAAACGATGTTTATGTAATCTAAAAGGATATTAAAAAAGGTACTATCCATTTAATTTACCAATAAATTTTCTTGGAAAATCTATGATCGTATTCAGAAAAGAGCCCTCGTTAGGAGATACATCAATAGCTTTTACATCAATATTCAGTGTTTTTTGGTCATACTTTTTATCAAGAACTTGAGTATCGTCCAGTTCAAAATCAAAATCAACCACTTCTTCACGATCATACTTGTTCCCATGCTTTTTAGGAACGTATGTTGCCTTTTTGGATGTAGACACTGTAAATGGTTCTAAAATGGATAAGTCAATAGGAAGTGCCTCTAGAGGTCTGGGCAGCAGGTCTTTTTCAAACTCGGTTTTTCTGGATACTTTTTCAACCAGCAACTTTAATGCTTCTTGCGCCTTTTTTCTGATTTTAGGATTTGGGTCTTCTAACAGGCCATCTAAAAAATCGATTTCTTTTTCATCACCTACCGAAACAACTTCATTTAAAAGAATCAACTTGGACTCCGTATCTATATTTTTGAACAAATCAGCAAACACACTAAATACAGGCAATTCTTCATCTGCTTGTTGCTGTGGTTTACCTATAACTTTTTTAAGAGTAGTTTCCAAATATGAAAATTGCTCAATAAGACTATTGATACGATCTTTTACAAAACTTTCGGTTTCTTCTGCTAAAAGCTCCTGCAACAAAGGAATTTCACGATGATCACCCATTTCTTCCAAATCATCTAAAAGCCCCATCATATACGCTTCATGCTCGTTGTAGTAGATAGGCTCAGGAATTAAATCTAAAAGTGGGTTGGATAATTCTTTGGACGAAACCACTTCATATTCCAATTCAATATCCCTGAGTTCATTCTCTCCCATTAACCAAGTCATAACATCCTCTGCTTCGTTTACCTCTGGTTCAGGGAAATCAGAATTGACGGTTTCTCCACACATTTCCTCATTTTGTAAAGGCAATACTTCTTCAGCATTTTCAAAATCGATTTCAAAATCCGATAGAGTAAAACCATCTAGGCTATTTGCGCTTTCAGACATCCCTCCTTCTAAGCTTACTTCTGATAAATCTTGTTCTTCCACTACTTCACTATCCATTACAATAGGCAAGAAATTGAGCTCGTTAACTTCATCTATTAGTTCTTGTAACTCTTCATAATCTTTGTCCGCTGAGGTATCTTTACTATTTACGTCTTTTTTAGTATCAACTTCATCAAACTTTAATTCTTGGTCATCAATTACTATTGGGAGGAAATCAATTTTAGCAATATCAAAAATAGATTGCTTCGGTAAGCCTTCCGGTTGAGTATCTGAAGCCACTTCTTCATATTCAACTTCAATACATCTAACATCAAGATTGTTGTTTTCTGAATCGGCCATGGGTCGGTATTTTATAGTTGGTTGGTTAGGGTATACTGGATTGTCAATTACAACAGGTAAAAAGTCTAGTTGTAATGAAGGGTCTGAAAAATTTTCAATTTGTATGTTTTCTGTTTTTGATAAAAAACCAGTCACAATAACTGGGTCTACCACTAATATCTCAGTTATTTGAACAAACTCTATTGGGTCTTCATTCTTATTTGGTCTGTACTTTTCCTCAGGCACCATAAGCTCCTTAAAACTAACTTCATGAACCTCAGAATCCTCCTTTGTATCTGGGGGACAAATTTCAATGGAATCTATCGCTGTTTGATCAATTGTACTATCCGTAATTACAGTATCTACTTCAGGTAACTCTTCTTGACCTCTCTCTTCCTCTTGATTCTTTTCGGCAACGGGGAGTATCACTATCTCATCCTCGGGAATAACGGACAATGGATTTTCTGCATCAATATGTTCTAAAGCATCACTTTCCTCTGTTTCTGCTATATAGGCTTTGGGCTTTTCCAACCCCTCAGATGGCATAACGGTCTCTGGAGAAATGGTATTAATTGCCGCTAAAGCCTTACTAGAGACGGAAAAGTTATTTTCTTTTTTTGCCACATTTTTTAAGAAATCAATATCATCAACACTTCCTAACTCGGAAATAGCTCCTAATACCGCAATCTTTCCATCCGTATTACATTTTTTGAAAATAGCTTTAAGGGTTGGTATCGCCTCAACAACATAAAACTCTTTAATGCAGCCAATTGCCTCTTCCCTTATTTGGTAATTCTTGTGTTTCACCAGTTCTATAAGCGAAGAATTGGCATCATTCTGATTGTAATATTTAATGAGCCTAAGAGCGAACAAAACAACATGTTTGTTCTTGGACGTTAACCACATTCTAAACCTTGGTGGTTCATAATTCTCCTGGTTCCTGAGTACATCCAGCAATTTTAACTGTTGCCATTCAGATATTTTATAGCGTGTAGTGTCAAGAAAATAGTTAATCCCTTCTGGTTTTAGGGTAACTGTAGCAATTTCTGCCTGCTTTCTGATGGTTGCTGTTTTGTGGTTAATGAACTTAGTTATAAAACCATAGGCCGTTACCACCTGCATTTGGGTAAGTTCCAAAATTCCTTTGGAGATCACTTCCCAACGCCAGCTTTTCAATTTTTTAAATGCATCTTTTTGAAGTCCCAAATCTTGATACAGCTTAAAAAGACGAATTTGGGTATCTCCCGAAACGTCCTTTCTAAGGTCTAAAAGCACTTCTACTAGAACTTTTCTATTGAAATGATCCTTTAGTAGCTCCCTTATTTCAATCTTTAAAGAGATATAGTTGGATTTTTCTCCTTTATCCGCATCTTCTTCATAAAATAGAAACTCACTGATCATGGGTGAGAGTTCCTTCTTTCTTTTCTTGGTACGTGCCGCTGTTGCAGATATTTTATTTCTAAAAAAGAAAACCGAAATGAAATACACCACAGCTAGAACAACGAACACAATAGATAGCCCCCACAGAATGTCCGTGTTTACTTTTGGTGGCGTAATAAATGCCATGCCCCTATATGTGTCAAAGGTTTTTACCAAATTAAGTTTTATTCAATTCTCGCGCAACGCGCACCAAAAGTTCCGAAGGACTCACCGGTTTTGATATAAAGTCGTTTGCGCCCAGTTCAAACGCATTTAAGACATTCTCCTCGTTACCCGCAGATGATATAATGATAATAGGTACTTGTGAATTCAGTTCTTTACGTACATAAGCAATAAGCTCCATACCGGAGAAATAGGGCATCATAATATCGCTTACAATAATATCGGGCATATTGTCAGATAGATACTCCTTTACCTCTTTACCGTTGGTTCTATGATTAACATCGTACCCGCCTTTCTTTAATCTAAAGTTCAACAGGGCCGCCAATAGTTCATCGTCCTCGGCTAACAACAATCTCTTTTTGGTCATTGCAAGGAGTTTAGTTATTCGTGAGCTCTACATAAGCCTGATCTAATGCTGTTTTCACTTTAGGGAATTCTTCATTAAAACACTGACAAAGAAACTCTAGGTGTTTTGCGTCCTTGTCTATTTTGCACCCCTTTTGAATCTGTGTTACAATATCAAGAAGTCCATCTGTACGCATCATAGCCAGACCAGCCTTTATTTTATGGGCGGCTAAATCTAACTGGTCAAAATCTTGGGTCTGAAGATGAATCTTAGCTGCACCCATAAATTCTAGTGCATTACCAATAAATAAAGTTATTAACTCACGTAAAAGGCTAACCTCTCCCATACATTCATCTAAAATAAGTTGGAGATCAATCTCAACATCTGTATTCTTAGGTGTGTTGGTTTTTCCGTTCAGAATTATAATATCTTTTTTATCCATGGCTTTATCTATTTGGAGTTCCTTTAGAACATTTCCATACGAGTTGTGATGTGCTATTATGGCTTCGTATGTCTTTAAGTCTAATTCAGGATAAACCTTTTCAAACTCACCGGTCTTGGCTTTTGATACTTTCTCTTGCTTATCCGTATTAGTATTTTCCTTGGACAGGAAGACCAATTCTAAAAGGTTCTTTTTAAAATGCTGGAAAGAAATTTTAAGGTGAAAAGCCTCATCTGTAGTTAATTTTTCAGCTGAAAAATCATTTAGGTGCGACTCTAAATCCGTTAATTGGAAAAGTAGGTTTTTCGTTTTCAATTTAGGTAGTTTAGGTTAATAAGAATGGGACTGATTTTTTACTATTTTTTCATAATGTTATTTATAGATTTCATAAGTACAACATGCTCTAAAAGTAAAATTCACTTTTTAACAAGGTGTGGGCAAGTTTATGTTCTCTAAAGCCCCATAAATGTTGTAAAAAGACATAATTTGGATGTCAAAACCCTATAAATATGAAGCATTTTATCTTTTTTTTAAGTATCCTATCCTTTCTATCCTGCGGCGAAACCAACAAAAACGTAAAAGAAAAAACACAAGAATCCCAACTGGAAAAGGCTAAACGGATTCATGAAAAAGTGATTACAATAGATACCCATAATGACATCAATGTCCATAATTTTACGGACAGCCTTAACTATACCCAGCGCTTAGAAACACAAATTAATTTGCCAAAAATGGATGAAGGTGGATTGGATGTTACATGGCTTATAGTGTATACCGGTCAAGACACCCTAACCAGTGATGGTTACGCCAAAGCTGAAAAAAATGCCATGTCCAAATTTGAATCCATACATCGGTTGTGTGAAGAAATTGCACCAGAGGAAATCGAACTTGCCCTAAGTTCGGAAGATGTAAAACGTATACATGCATCTGGCAAAAAAGTTGCCATGATCGGTGTTGAAAATGCCTATCCTATGGGTAATGATCTGGCAAATTTTAAAAAGTACTATGACTTGGGAGCACGCTATATTTCATTATCGCATAATGGCCACAGTCAGTTTAGTGATTCCAATACTGGCGAGAAAGATAGCGTATGGCTCCATAACGGTTTAAGTAAATTAGGACAAAGCGCTGTAAAAGAGATGAATAGATTAGGTATTATGATAGATGTCTCTCATCCATCAAAAGAAGCTATGAAACAGATGATTGCACT from Zobellia alginiliquefaciens includes:
- a CDS encoding Hpt domain-containing protein; translated protein: MKTKNLLFQLTDLESHLNDFSAEKLTTDEAFHLKISFQHFKKNLLELVFLSKENTNTDKQEKVSKAKTGEFEKVYPELDLKTYEAIIAHHNSYGNVLKELQIDKAMDKKDIIILNGKTNTPKNTDVEIDLQLILDECMGEVSLLRELITLFIGNALEFMGAAKIHLQTQDFDQLDLAAHKIKAGLAMMRTDGLLDIVTQIQKGCKIDKDAKHLEFLCQCFNEEFPKVKTALDQAYVELTNN
- a CDS encoding response regulator, encoding MTKKRLLLAEDDELLAALLNFRLKKGGYDVNHRTNGKEVKEYLSDNMPDIIVSDIMMPYFSGMELIAYVRKELNSQVPIIIISSAGNEENVLNAFELGANDFISKPVSPSELLVRVARELNKT
- a CDS encoding dipeptidase, translated to MKHFIFFLSILSFLSCGETNKNVKEKTQESQLEKAKRIHEKVITIDTHNDINVHNFTDSLNYTQRLETQINLPKMDEGGLDVTWLIVYTGQDTLTSDGYAKAEKNAMSKFESIHRLCEEIAPEEIELALSSEDVKRIHASGKKVAMIGVENAYPMGNDLANFKKYYDLGARYISLSHNGHSQFSDSNTGEKDSVWLHNGLSKLGQSAVKEMNRLGIMIDVSHPSKEAMKQMIALSKAPIIASHSSARALCDHSRNLDDEQLKLMKENGGVVQTVAFSSYLNTEKDKAYNAYIKTILEKVADSMGVEWYSRNQFSSLTDSQKEVFMKNYPKVKKIAISIADKSADAPEMVDVSDFADHIDYMVNLIGIDHVGISSDFDGGGGIKGWSDASETFNVTLELVKRGYTEEEIAQLWGENLLRVLDEVQAIAKKMQKP
- a CDS encoding HEAT repeat domain-containing protein; its protein translation is MAFITPPKVNTDILWGLSIVFVVLAVVYFISVFFFRNKISATAARTKKRKKELSPMISEFLFYEEDADKGEKSNYISLKIEIRELLKDHFNRKVLVEVLLDLRKDVSGDTQIRLFKLYQDLGLQKDAFKKLKSWRWEVISKGILELTQMQVVTAYGFITKFINHKTATIRKQAEIATVTLKPEGINYFLDTTRYKISEWQQLKLLDVLRNQENYEPPRFRMWLTSKNKHVVLFALRLIKYYNQNDANSSLIELVKHKNYQIREEAIGCIKEFYVVEAIPTLKAIFKKCNTDGKIAVLGAISELGSVDDIDFLKNVAKKENNFSVSSKALAAINTISPETVMPSEGLEKPKAYIAETEESDALEHIDAENPLSVIPEDEIVILPVAEKNQEEERGQEELPEVDTVITDSTIDQTAIDSIEICPPDTKEDSEVHEVSFKELMVPEEKYRPNKNEDPIEFVQITEILVVDPVIVTGFLSKTENIQIENFSDPSLQLDFLPVVIDNPVYPNQPTIKYRPMADSENNNLDVRCIEVEYEEVASDTQPEGLPKQSIFDIAKIDFLPIVIDDQELKFDEVDTKKDVNSKDTSADKDYEELQELIDEVNELNFLPIVMDSEVVEEQDLSEVSLEGGMSESANSLDGFTLSDFEIDFENAEEVLPLQNEEMCGETVNSDFPEPEVNEAEDVMTWLMGENELRDIELEYEVVSSKELSNPLLDLIPEPIYYNEHEAYMMGLLDDLEEMGDHREIPLLQELLAEETESFVKDRINSLIEQFSYLETTLKKVIGKPQQQADEELPVFSVFADLFKNIDTESKLILLNEVVSVGDEKEIDFLDGLLEDPNPKIRKKAQEALKLLVEKVSRKTEFEKDLLPRPLEALPIDLSILEPFTVSTSKKATYVPKKHGNKYDREEVVDFDFELDDTQVLDKKYDQKTLNIDVKAIDVSPNEGSFLNTIIDFPRKFIGKLNG
- a CDS encoding glycosyltransferase family 2 protein, giving the protein MDSTFFNILLDYINIVFLMFTVILFTLFTIMGYLSTRNSIHYRKKNSFGSLSKVMASPLSPSITIIAPAYNEGLTIVENIRSLMSLRYVNYEVMVVNDGSKDDTLQKMIDAYDLVKIEQQIDPNWKNKPIRGIYKSPHRAFSKLTVIDKENGGKSDALNTGMALSTNRYVGCIDVDCLLLPDALLHVVKSFYQRSEKRVIAVGGVIRVANSCVIEGGQLEEIRLPKNWLARFQLLEYTRSFILGRMAWGSIDSLLIISGAFGFFDREIALAVGGYDTGTVGEDMEIVFKMRRYMHDRKEPYTIEYIPDPLCWTEVPEDLKILVNQRDRWARGNLETLFKHKDMFFNSKYGRLGLLSYPYWFFYEWLAPLLEFFGFFTIILFTYLGILNWDFFIAITAMVYLFSIMFSFYAILWDVYSYNEYKKTKDILTLMLCAIIEPIFFHPIVVWSAVRGNYKKLFKIKSGWGSQVRKGFAKAT
- a CDS encoding sulfatase-like hydrolase/transferase — its product is MNTSTIDRYSLKHYTRLMISFFGSLLVLTIYQYTTLYFKGVVDIIFGTSFFIAVVHQIGFTSLIGVILAFPFNFWENLRPRYGFNLVFVLLLILLIVEAMLISYFCTALVPLGSDLLGYSFNDIKMTIANSGGISWVLPMGFVIIVAMFFGFYKVSSKHYHHISRMYPFTIILFSMFIATLFIEGKPINHNKTQYLAINLYDTSTEDTSYDSDVEFPLIKTQPIQNVLGEYFELKDQKPNIVFIMVEGLGRDFVGEGAEYGGFTPFLDSLTTKSLYWENCLSNTGRTFGVLPSLLGSLPFGKSGFMELEKYPNKLTLFSILKNNGYHTSFYQGTNSSFDNVDRFLTSENVDFVLDKSGFGNKYQMQAEDAAGASWGYPDKELFKKSMNLPRTAEQPRMEVYMTISTHEPFIPPKQDYYEAEVAKLVSTGDYNGKVEKVIEKNDNVFATLLYTDDALKYALEEYRKQPNYDNTIFIITGDHRLIPIPQRNNLSRFHVPLIMYSPLLKKTKKMSAVNSHFDVTPTLLALMEAKYELKMPKKVAWMGSSLDMSEDFRSVKNIPLMRNKNELKEFVDAEKLYSDGSIYSLDENMDLGSSFSSSNSEKKLQAFKSMNAYVTNNDKIIPDSLAIFSVKKEKFTDSEIVWINSVYNGQNFDKVYMIARELAFEREYEKSLLLSRYILSEAPSHIDTKVLMGRVNVWMGNYDESIKILKACIKMNPNYIDSYSALFDVYFWSERSKEGLELVKLVQENSSSAHEIKDKIDRAKRQAQKKRIAASIEKIRNSNTETAINTFEIE
- a CDS encoding YaiO family outer membrane beta-barrel protein, encoding MSSQTTYLFLLCIFLSLWARGQDVVLNDVSFDEARDLAYEGDYRSANAMLAQLVKPDSKDTGARALLASTYSWNGEYDKARDEFNTIISSERNDRKVWIAAIKNELYARNNATAMGLANKALVYLKSDVEVERLKSIAEEDFKNNEYSEIGWFNSNDSVVPKEQVEVAVAKEKKPEAIDTLAAKTPVAEDVFKNRVAVRNSATIYDTRYDPMFYSSISYNRQTLAGTLIPRINYSNRLQTNGVQYDLDFYPKFSKRFYAYLNYGFSNASIYPKHKFGGDLYANLPGAIEFSAGGRYISYDNTNVSVITNSLGHYRGNYYFSLRSYITPMPDNLTRFSGNLLVRKYLKDAENYLGLNVGMGYSPELRQLTSGDELLAETLLYVESQRLSLEYQFTGKNNPNIYRANVGATRQELAFASGTFFYGVSAGITYEVKF